The Haemorhous mexicanus isolate bHaeMex1 chromosome 5, bHaeMex1.pri, whole genome shotgun sequence genome contains a region encoding:
- the CBLL1 gene encoding E3 ubiquitin-protein ligase Hakai isoform X2 produces MDHNDNDLQGTNSSGSLGGLDVRRRIPIKLISKQTNKTKPAPRTPRNMNRMPAKTQAGDEEFDYNKEERYECKGGEMFGNQRRFPGPIFWDYKINLLGEKDDTPVHFCDKCGLPIKMYGRMIPCKHVFCYDCAILHEKKGDKMCPGCNEPVQRIEQCVRGSLFMCSIVQGCKRTYLSQRDLQAHINHRHMRAGKPVTRPPIEPVHPPIAPPPAEIPERFIMPPEKHHMSHIPPKQHIMMPPPPLQHVPHEHYNQPHEDIRAPPAEMSMAPPPPRPVSQDTFRISTRKHSNLITVPIQDDSNSGAREPPPPAPAPAHHHPEYQGQPVVSHPHHIMPPQQHYAPPPPPPPPISHPLQHPPQAAGTPHMVYSQAPPPPMTSAPPPITPPPGHIIAQMPPYMNHPPPGPPPPQHGGPPVNVNAPPPHHYNPNSLPQFSEDQGTLSPPFTQPGGMSPGIWPAPRGPPPPPRMQGPPAQAPLPGPHHPDQARYRPYYQ; encoded by the exons ATGGACCACAATG aCAATGATTTGCAAGGAACAAATAGTTCAGGATCATTGGGTGGTCTTGATGTCCGTAGAAGAATCCCTATAAAGCTTATTTCAAAACAGACCAATAAAACCAAACCTGCACCTCGAACTCCAAGAAATATGAACAGGATGCCTGCGAAGACACAAGCTGGTGATGAAG AATTTGATTATAACAAGGAGGAGCGATACGAATGTAAAGGAGGTGAAATGTTTGGCAATCAAAGGAGATTTCCGGGacccattttttgggattatAAG ATAAACTTGCTGGGGGAAAAGGATGATACACCAGTCCATTTCTGTGATAAGTGTGGATTGCCCATCAAAATGTATGGACGCATG ATACCTTGCAAGCATGTTTTCTGCTATGACTGTGCTATACTACATGAGAAAAAGGGAGACAAGATGTGTCCAGG CTGTAATGAACCAGTGCAGAGAATTGAGCAGTGTGTTCGAGGATCTCTCTTCATGTGTAGCATTGTTCAAGGATGCAAGAGAACTTACCTGTCACAGAGGGACTTACAAGCTCACATCAACCACCGTCACATGAGAGCTGGCAAGCCCGTTACTCGTCCTCCCATTGAACCCGTACATCCTCCTATCGCCCCACCGCCGGCTGAAATTCCCGAGCGTTTCATAATGCCCCCCGAGAAGCATCACATGAGCCACATTCCGCCCAAGCAGCACATCATGATGCCTCCGCCTCCTTTGCAGCACGTGCCACACGAGCACTATAACCAGCCCCACGAAGACATCCGTGCTCCTCCCGCAGAGATGTCCATGGCTccgccgcccccccgccccGTCAGTCAGGACACCTTCCGCATCTCAACGAGGAAACACAGCAACTTAATAACTGTCCCCATCCAGGATGATTCCAATTCAGGCGCTCGAGAACCGCCTCCACCAGCGCCCGCACCTGCTCACCATCATCCTGAGTACCAGGGTCAGCCAGTGGTGTCACACCCTCATCACATTatgcctccccagcagcactatgcgccgcccccgccgccgcctccgcccaTCAGCCACCCTCTGCAGCACCCTCCGCAGGCGGCAGGCACCCCCCACATGGTGTACAGCCAGGCTCCGCCGCCGCCCATGACCTCTGCCCCTCCGCCCATAACCCCGCCGCCCGGACACATCATTGCCCAGATGCCACCCTACATGAACCATCCTCCTCCGGGACCTCCCCCTCCTCAGCATGGAGGCCCACCTGTAAATGTAAAtgctccccctccccatcaCTATAATCCCAACTCTTTGCCACAGTTCAGTGAAGATCAAGGAACTCTTAGTCCCCCTTTCACACAACCTGGGGGAATGAGTCCAGGGATATGGCCAGCTCCAAGGGGGCCGCCTCCACCTCCGAGGATGCAAGGGCCTCCTGCTCAGGCCCCCCTTCCTGGACCACATCACCCTGATCAAGCCAGATACAGACCCTATTACCAATGA
- the CBLL1 gene encoding E3 ubiquitin-protein ligase Hakai isoform X1, with amino-acid sequence MDHNDNDLQGTNSSGSLGGLDVRRRIPIKLISKQTNKTKPAPRTPRNMNRMPAKTQAGDEEEFDYNKEERYECKGGEMFGNQRRFPGPIFWDYKINLLGEKDDTPVHFCDKCGLPIKMYGRMIPCKHVFCYDCAILHEKKGDKMCPGCNEPVQRIEQCVRGSLFMCSIVQGCKRTYLSQRDLQAHINHRHMRAGKPVTRPPIEPVHPPIAPPPAEIPERFIMPPEKHHMSHIPPKQHIMMPPPPLQHVPHEHYNQPHEDIRAPPAEMSMAPPPPRPVSQDTFRISTRKHSNLITVPIQDDSNSGAREPPPPAPAPAHHHPEYQGQPVVSHPHHIMPPQQHYAPPPPPPPPISHPLQHPPQAAGTPHMVYSQAPPPPMTSAPPPITPPPGHIIAQMPPYMNHPPPGPPPPQHGGPPVNVNAPPPHHYNPNSLPQFSEDQGTLSPPFTQPGGMSPGIWPAPRGPPPPPRMQGPPAQAPLPGPHHPDQARYRPYYQ; translated from the exons ATGGACCACAATG aCAATGATTTGCAAGGAACAAATAGTTCAGGATCATTGGGTGGTCTTGATGTCCGTAGAAGAATCCCTATAAAGCTTATTTCAAAACAGACCAATAAAACCAAACCTGCACCTCGAACTCCAAGAAATATGAACAGGATGCCTGCGAAGACACAAGCTGGTGATGAAG AAGAATTTGATTATAACAAGGAGGAGCGATACGAATGTAAAGGAGGTGAAATGTTTGGCAATCAAAGGAGATTTCCGGGacccattttttgggattatAAG ATAAACTTGCTGGGGGAAAAGGATGATACACCAGTCCATTTCTGTGATAAGTGTGGATTGCCCATCAAAATGTATGGACGCATG ATACCTTGCAAGCATGTTTTCTGCTATGACTGTGCTATACTACATGAGAAAAAGGGAGACAAGATGTGTCCAGG CTGTAATGAACCAGTGCAGAGAATTGAGCAGTGTGTTCGAGGATCTCTCTTCATGTGTAGCATTGTTCAAGGATGCAAGAGAACTTACCTGTCACAGAGGGACTTACAAGCTCACATCAACCACCGTCACATGAGAGCTGGCAAGCCCGTTACTCGTCCTCCCATTGAACCCGTACATCCTCCTATCGCCCCACCGCCGGCTGAAATTCCCGAGCGTTTCATAATGCCCCCCGAGAAGCATCACATGAGCCACATTCCGCCCAAGCAGCACATCATGATGCCTCCGCCTCCTTTGCAGCACGTGCCACACGAGCACTATAACCAGCCCCACGAAGACATCCGTGCTCCTCCCGCAGAGATGTCCATGGCTccgccgcccccccgccccGTCAGTCAGGACACCTTCCGCATCTCAACGAGGAAACACAGCAACTTAATAACTGTCCCCATCCAGGATGATTCCAATTCAGGCGCTCGAGAACCGCCTCCACCAGCGCCCGCACCTGCTCACCATCATCCTGAGTACCAGGGTCAGCCAGTGGTGTCACACCCTCATCACATTatgcctccccagcagcactatgcgccgcccccgccgccgcctccgcccaTCAGCCACCCTCTGCAGCACCCTCCGCAGGCGGCAGGCACCCCCCACATGGTGTACAGCCAGGCTCCGCCGCCGCCCATGACCTCTGCCCCTCCGCCCATAACCCCGCCGCCCGGACACATCATTGCCCAGATGCCACCCTACATGAACCATCCTCCTCCGGGACCTCCCCCTCCTCAGCATGGAGGCCCACCTGTAAATGTAAAtgctccccctccccatcaCTATAATCCCAACTCTTTGCCACAGTTCAGTGAAGATCAAGGAACTCTTAGTCCCCCTTTCACACAACCTGGGGGAATGAGTCCAGGGATATGGCCAGCTCCAAGGGGGCCGCCTCCACCTCCGAGGATGCAAGGGCCTCCTGCTCAGGCCCCCCTTCCTGGACCACATCACCCTGATCAAGCCAGATACAGACCCTATTACCAATGA